The segment GTGCGCGCGGCATTTACGTGCCGTCGACGCCCCAAGGTCGTGATCGGTCGTGACGTCGGTCTCATCGTCGCCATCGTAGCCGTCGAAGTCGCGGAACGTGTCGCTGCGCTGCTGGACGACCTGCACACGGAGCGTGCCGTCGTCCTCGATCTGCCAGCGGAGTGTGTCTCCGTCGTCGGTATCGAGCTTCCGGCGGATACGGACGGGAATGGTCGCCTGATTCCCCGACACGTTGCTCTCGCAGCCAACGCCCTCCCTACGCATCCAGGAGAGACGGAGCGCACCCGTCATAAGAGATAGTCTGCACGAACACTACTGGTGGCCCGACAACGTGCAATAGTTATGACGGTTGCTACCGTTCAACTCCAGTATTCATGGTCGACGAACGCGGGGGAAGGGAGGAAACTGTGAGGGAACAGGGCGAACTCACCATGACACCCGAGAAGCTCACGCAGTTGCTCGACCTCCTTGGGGAATTAGAGACCGACATCGATCAGGTCCGAACGAGCCTCAAACGAGCGAAAGAACGCAACGATGAAGACATCCAGGAGATCTCCAATGCGAGAGGAATGTTCTCGACCCCGTATAGCTCTCGGGCGATCGTTCAAGGGGGGCGAGCTGAAGACGGTGTGATTGCGATCCGCTACTTCATCGACGAGGTGTACGACATCAACCGTGACGACTCTGCGACACCGTAATAGCACCTTCGATCTATAGAACGGATATTTCTGTTTATAATAACGTGAATAGAATACGATTCGGTTCAATTTATAGATATTAGACCGAGATCCATACTCTCTACAGGTGCGATGTGGGAAGAAATCATCCGATTGGGCATAAATATGGCTAAATGTTTATAATCTAATTCGTTGAACCGGTAGTTGTCATTACGACCCGAATAGAAGTTGAAGAGGGATAGAACTGTTCGTTCAGGACTGGGGATCGGGGTCTCCGTTCGTGTTTATTCACGGGTGGCCACTGAGCCACAGGATGTTCGATGGTACTGTCGGTGAGATCCATCGGAGATTCATTAACTGCACCTCAGTCACTGACTGCAATAACACCACTAGTTGCCTATATTACCATAGATATTGAAGTTCTTTATTGGAGGAAATAGCGTATGGAAATCACGACCACCCGTGCTCTCGCGCCGGAACAGGCAGAGACACGATCATGAGCAAGCGACACTTCACGCAGGATCAAAGCGGTCCTGACCATCAGAGGCGTCAATGACCGCTCAGGTGCAACGGTCGCCAACGCGCTCCGTGCTTCGGAGGCGCCACGTCGAACCCGGTAGCTGGGTGACACTCGAGCAGTTCTGGAACGCACAAGGAACGGCGTTCTTCCGGGCGCCGGAGAACGCGCGGATCAGGGTCCGCTACGGTGTCGGCTGGTTCGGTAATTCCCGCCAAGAGCAGACGCTAGACGGGAGGAACTACAAGCGGCTGTCAGTCGGGAAGGCAGGGATGATGCGCGCACGAATGCAGATCGAAGTCCGCAGGCCCAGCGATGTCACCTATGAGGTCCACGGCGGGGGCGTCGCCGTCGATTTCCCGGAGCGACGGTTCTGAACGAAAAAGAGTATTAATCATGACTAACGAACGAAACGCACGCGCGGCGGATTCCTCGAAGCTGTGGGCTCGCATACAGGCGATCCCGCAGAGTCGTTTCCCGCGAAACGCCGACTACGATCGAACCGCCCACGCCTACAAGAAGTCCTACGTGCGGCCCACTGCGTATCCGATAGCGGTGAGCGCCTGTACCGGCCTGATTCCCACACCACCCATCGACCGTCCTCGCGACCCAGGGCGCGGTGACGATCCCCCCGACGGGCCGGTACAGCCCCTCGGCCTCGGACATCAGACGCAAGGCGAACTGAAAGTTCCGAGAGAGATCGTCGCGTGGCGGTGGAGCCTCGAACAGGTCGGTGGCGGGACCATCGACAGCACCGAGACGTTCGCCACCGCGGGTCCCAATGCCTGCCGGGCGAGACTGATCGCGCCCGGTCCGGGCCGGTATCGCGTCCACCTGACCCTGGAGTTGACGACCGGAAAAGAGAGGGCGATGCGGTCGGTGCAGATCCGGCAAGATCGATTGGTCGTGTCCGTCGGGGACTCGTATGCGTCGGGGGAAGGGAATCCCGACCGTCCCCGTTCGACCATTCTAGGCAGTTCGCAGATCCCGGATGGGTCTACGATCCCGGGGAACACGAAACCGGAATGGGTGGAGCCGAAGGCCCACCGATCGTATCGATCGGGGCCAGCATTCGCCGCCAGGGACTGGGAGGACCGCGCCGAGGGCGATCTCGTCAGCTTCCTCTCGTTCGCCACCACGGGGGCGGAAATCGAGAAGGGATTGCTCAGACCACAAAAGAACTGGCAAACCGTCGGACAGCTCGAGGAGGCGAGACGGACGGTCGGCAAGCGACCGATCGACGCGTTGCTGATATCGATCGGCGGCAACGACGTGGGGTTCTCCACCGGCCTGAAGGAACTCGCCTTCAACATCGCTAAAAGCCGATCCAAGACGGTTGCGGAAACGGAGAAGAAGATCGAAGCGCTCGGGGAACGGTTCGACCGGCTCGTGACGCGGGTCGACGCCCTCAACCCCAAGCACGTCTTCATTACGGAGTATCCGGTCGCTCACTTCGATCGCAGAGCCGACGGGACCGTCGGGAGCGGCTGTGGGATACTCGGTGGGATCAGCACGTCCGATGCAAAGGAGATCAAGCGATTGGGCACCCTCCTCAATCGAGCGGTCGAGACGGCTGCAAAGAGACACGGGTGGACGTTCGTTGACGGTATTGCCGAGGACTTCACTGGGCATGGATACTGCCGGGGCGACGAGAAGTACTTCGTGACGTACTCCGAGTCGACCGAGAATCAGGGCAACATCAAGGGGACGCTCCACCCGAATGAAAACGGCCACCGTGTCTATGCCGATCAGATTACCGCTGCCCTCCGGCGAGAGGTTCGTACGCGAAGCGAGGACGATAGTGAGCGCGAGCGGACACCGATCGTCCGTGATCACCGGAAGGACACGGGTGATCGAAGCAAACGCGAGTCGGATCCGATCGTTCGTGACCACCGGACGAACCGCTCCGATCGTCGTGACAGGGGATCCGACCCGCGTGTTCGCGACCACCGGACGAACCGTTCCGAGCGACGTGACGACCAACAAGCGAGGAATCGTAAGCGCAGCGGGGATCGCAACCGTCGAGAGACGGGTGATCGACATGGGAACGTGCGTCGACGGTGAGAGGGGTACCACAGTCGTAGGCGACGAGAGATGGAATCCGGGGACTGAACGGTAGACGTACGCGTGTTCCGGAGGTTCGGGCGGCCCCGTAGAGTCCAGTCCGTGGGCGCCTCGATGGACGGCTCATGACAGGGATGACAAGCGTGAAATGGCCGAGTAGGCGCTCTCGGAACTCGACATCGGGCCGTCTAACCACGTCCTCGAAGTCGGCGTCGGCCAGGACGCGGATCGGCTGTCGGAACGATCGAACGTCTCTAGGACGATGGTCGCGCCAAAACGCGCCGAAACACGGGCTTTGGCACGCCGACCGAGTGCACGCTTTATCCTGCTTGGGGGGATACAGACACGTAGTTTCGCTGGATGCGAGTAACTGGACAGTCCCGTCGGTGCGTATATCGGTCGTTTCCCGCTCGAGACGCATCGGGACTGGACGGACCCGTCGAACCGGAACGCGATCGGGGAGTGCGGACGGCGGTCTACTCGTAGACGCCTTCACGGACCGAGATCACGGGACACCGCACCGATTCGATGATCTCCTGTGAGACGCTGCCGAACAGCGCCCGCCGAGCCGATGACTGTTTCCGGCCCCCCACCACGACGAAATCGGCGTCGCGGTCCGCAGCCATAGCGGCGACGCGCTCGGCCGGATCGCCGACCGCGCCCCGGATCTCGTAGGCGATGTCGGCCTCCCCGAGGGCCGTTGCGAAGGTCTGGATGAGCTCCTTTCTGTCGAGGACCCGTTCGATCACCTCGGGCCGATCGGCCGTCGTCCGGAAGCGACGCTGGACCCAGTCGGGCACGTCGCCCTCGATCCCCGGGTGGGCGGGCACGCCCTCCTTGAACCGGGTTTCGAGGAGCGACCGCGTCTCCTCGCCCGCCTCCTCGAGGGCAGCCCGGTACGTCTCCTCGGTGAGGACGTGCGCGATCACGACCGTCGCCTCCGCTGGAGCAGCGACGTCGATCACCGCCTTGGCGAACGCGTCGATGCGGTGTTCGTCCCGCTCGCCGAGTGCCACCAAAAGCGTGTCCAGTCCCATGCGTCTAGTTGCCCGCCCATCATATTATGTCCTTCCCGGATCGGTCGACGGCACCGGCTCGACGACGTGTCCCACGGGCCGTCCCGTCCGCCGCATCGAAGAGCTGTAACGGTAAAGACTCCGTCTCAGTCGTCACGCTCCCGTGGTGCGCGTCGAATGGTGGACACGCGCTCGTCCCGGTCGGCCGTAATCTCGTCGGGATCGCGGTCGTACTCGAAGAAGCCGGCCCCGACCTCGATACCCGTCTTTCCTTCGGCGAGACGGTGCTCGTACGACGGATTGGGTGTCTCACGGTCGCACAGATCCGGATAGATGTCCACGGCGCTCGTTCGAAACAACTCGAGTCCGGCGATGTCCACCGTCTCCAACGGACCGATGGCGGTCGTCCGCATGGCGTACCCGTCACGGATCGCCCGGTTGACGTCCTCAAGGGAGGCAATCCCTTCCTCGACGATGTGGAGACACTCTCGAACCACGGCGTGCTGGATCCGGTTCCAGACGAACCCGGGGACGTCGCGCTTCACCAGAACCGGATCGCGATCGACCTGCTGCAGAAAGCTCCGGGTGCGATCGACGGTCCGGTCGCTCGTCCGTTTCCCGGGAATGACCTCGACCGGACGCAGCAGGTACGGTGGATACCACCAGTGACAGCCGATGATACGGTCGGCCACATCGGATGCCTCGGCAGCGACGTCCGTTATTGGCAGCCCAGAGGTGTTGGAAGCGAGGATCGCGTCCTCGTCGGCCTCCGTCGCGAGCCCGGCGAACAGCTCCCGTTTCACACCGAGATCCTCCGCGATCGTCTCGAGCACGAGGTCGGACTCCGCAACGGCCTCCTCGCGATCAAGCGTGTAGTCGACGGTCGCGACGTCGGCCTCGAGGTCGAGATCTGCAAGTTCCCGTTCCACGAGAAACCGGGCGGCGTTCCGGATCCGTTCACGAGCCCGATTGAGGTTCACTTCTCGGTGATCGACGACGGTGACGTCGATCCCGGACCGAACGAACTGCACGGCGAAGCCGTGTCCCATGGCGCCCGCACCGACGATCGTCACCTCGTCAAAGGTTCCCATGATCTACGGTGCGATCTTTCGTCGTATAAGGATTGGTGACATCCCGAAGGAAGAGACGGGAGAAAAACGCAGGAAACGAGGTGTGTGACGGTACGCGGTATCTCCATCCACGAGGTCGACTGTGACGCTTCCACCGATGTGGTTCGATTACATCGACGGCGTACGGACGGTGGCCGACGAGGCGACCTTCGAGCGCGCGCGAACCGGGCTGCTCATCGGACCGAGTTCCGCTGCCGCATTCGAAATCGCCGACGAGTACAACGTGGAGCGGGAGGCTGTCGTGTTGAGGATGGTGTGTGATAGTGGCGATCGGTATTTCGATGTGTTCAGCGGGAGCTGAGTACGCTCACCTGTTACTCCTCAGCGTCGTCTCACTGTCTGGGATTACGAACCGTGATTCGTGAGTCGTAGAGACGCCAACTGAATGCAAGCGCGCCTCAGACGAGGAGTGTCAAGATCAGGACGCCAGCCACGCCGAACTCGGGGTTCCCCATCCAAATCGGGGAGATAACGACGAGAGCGTTGTAGAGTCGAACGAGAAGTACGAGACAACAGTGGTGACGAGTTCGCCGAACAGACCGGCGAGCGTCCCGATTGGATCGAAGCTACGCGCATTGTTTTCGGCGCTCGCCCTGCTGTCACCCCGTCGAAATCGCCTGGTGTCCGGGATTCGAGGCCGAGTGCCTGTGCCTTTAGGGGCGATCATCGGTGCCTCAGTTAATAGTCAGTATCTGATCTGATTCGGCATCGCCCATCGTAATCCGATACTCGCCTGGGAGCACTTGCAGTTCCTCCTGTGAGAACATATCACCCGGGACGGTGGCTAGCGGAGCAATAGAAGCCTTGACCTTCACGCGCGTAGACTTGCCAGAATCAAGTGACACTCTGTCATAGCCGATCACCTCCTTCATCGGTGAAGGGATCGCGCCGTGGCGTCGTTCGGCGAATACCGGCACGACATGGTCACCGGGTCGATCGCCCGTGTTCCTCACCCGCACTGAGACGGTGAATTGGTCGCTCGCTGCGTTCTGCGAGACGGTTGCGGGCGCGATCGAAACGTCATCTTACTCGAACTCGGTGTACGAGAGGCCGTGCCCGAACGGGAAGAGCGGTTCTTGGGATGAACTCGGGGGGTCCTCACCAGATCCGAAGATCGCCGTGGGGTAGGCGTTATGGACATTGAGGAGCTGTCCCGTCCCTGTTGGCCACGTGAATGGGAGCCGGCCGCCAGGATTCACCTCGCCAAACACCACGTCTGCAACAGCACTACCTCCTTCAGTGCCCGGCAGATAGCCCATGATCGCGGCCGGTAGACGATCAAATACGTCGCTCCCCCGCGGTCGACCGGCAAAGAAGACACCAGCATACGGCGTTCCTGCATCCTCAAGCGTTCTGACAAGGCGCTGCTGAGCAGCGGGCAGCGCGAGCGTATCAGTGTCACCGTGCTCCTCGGCATACGGTCGCTCCCCAAGCACGACTACAACGGCATCGGCGTCGGACGCAGCCTCGTGCACCGCGTCCTCGTTTTCGAACTCATCGATGCCTGTTGGCTCATGGACAACTGTCGTTGAATCGGAGACTGCTTCACGGATGCCCTCAAGGGGCGTGATAGCAGGTGGAAGCGTCTCTCCAACACCCTGCCAACCGAGCGTCCATCCGCCCATCATGTTCGCGACAGAGTCGCCGCTCGGTCCCGTGACCAGCACTGTGTCGACATCGGGATCGAATGGGAGCGTCCCGTCGTTCTGCAGCAGCGTCATCGAATCCGCTGCGCTATCGTAGGCGAGGTCACGGCCCCGCAGACGACCTCCGCGGCCGTCTCAGGGTCAGCGTAGGGATCGTCGAACAACCCGAGCGTCTCCTTGAACGCCAATATGTTACTAACAGCGTCGTCGATGCGCTCGGTTGGAACCGCACCGGCCTCAACCAGATCCCGAAGGTGCTGCTGGAACGTCTCAACGGAATCCGTCTCCAGCCCTGCGGCGGGTACCATGTACATATCGATGCCTGCGTTGATCCCGAGTCGAACGGCGTCTTTCACGTCCGCGACGAACTCGTGAACTTCGACCATGCGGTAAAAGTCGTGCCAGTCACTGACGACCATCCCTTCGAATCCAAGCGTGTCACGGAGGATGTCTTCGAGCAGTTCCTCCGAAGCATGGGCGGGGACGCCATTGACCGATCCACTGTTGACCATCACTGTCTCGGCACCGGCCGAAATGCCCGCATGAAACGGTGGTAGATGGATGTTCCGGAACGTTCGGTAAGGGAGTAGGGCTGGTGTCCTGTCGTTTCCGTTCCGGGGTTCGGAATAGCCGGCGAAGTGTTTGAGCGTCGCACCAGCGCACTTGTGCCCATTTTCCGAAGTTTCGTACCCGCGGACTTTCTCCGCAACCATCTGAGCGCAGAGGTATGGGTCCTCGCTGAAGCCCTCCCAGAACCGACCCCAGCGCGGATCCCGTTGGATGTCGGCAACCGGTGAAAACGTCCATGGGTATCCCGTTGCCCTGAGCGTCGACGCGGTATGCTCGGCCGTCCGGCGGGCGTACTCTTCGCTCCACGTCGTGCCTAAGCCGTTGTTGTGCGGGAAGATCGTGGCGCCATCGAGGTTATTGTTACCGTGAACGGCGTCGATGCCGAACACGGGAGGGACATCGTGGGCCTGTGTCTCAATCGCGGTATCGAGTAGTTCGTTGACGTCTTCGGCGAGCTGGCTCGGGTCGTCGGTAGTCGCGTACATGAGTGACCCGGGCTGGTATGTCTCAAGGAACGACGCTGCGTCATCACCTACTTCGACGGCCGAAACCTGCGTCATCTGGCCGATCTTCTCCGCCAGACTCATGTCTTCAACCAGTTTCTCTACCTGCTCGCTGGTTTCCTTTTCCCGCATCTATTCCAGCGAGAGGTAACCGCTTAGCGCAGTCGTCAGGCCTATTCCTCCGGTCGCTGTCAGAACCCGACGCCGTGTCGGATCCACGTCCCCTTCGGTATCCGTCTTCTCGTTCATGATGGATTTGTCTAACTACTATGTGTTAAATATTGACTTATATTGTAAAATATAATATATATCTATTCGGTTGTAAGAATCTCGGTCTGTATTTAGGTGAAACCAGATCGATAAACAACAGTTACTTCGATCGAACAGGTGGGGACTTCGGAGACAGTGGCGTAATCACTCAATTCGCTTATTTTGCACAGTCCTTGAGGAAATTGAATGAGATCGCGCTCGTCACGCGGGGTGCGAGCGAGTGCGATTCGGTGGTGGTCACGCAGTTCGTCCCGGTATTCTTCTGCAGGGATACTATGCGTCCCACCTCAAGGGACAAGAACGACTGGATTGGGAGTTTCACATACTGATCGACTCCTGGATCGAGTAGGTAGATCAGCGCCTCACCGTCTGAACTAGTCTCCTTGAGCGCTTTCTCGCCGGTCCCGGATCCGTAGCGCTGCCAGAGACCCCGGAAGCCTATCATCGGCGGTGATCCGTTCTCAACGACAGGATGGATCGACGGATACCGTATGGTCCAGATCCAGTTGATGTAACGGGTTAGGCTCTCCAGACCGCGTCAACGGTCGCCTCCTCATGGACGATTTCCCGCAGTGCACTGACCACCGCGGCAGGGTCTTCCGTTTGCCAGATGCTTCGCCCGACAATTAGTCCGCGCGCTCCGGCATCCATCGCGTCCGAAACATCGCCAAGCAGGGCGCGGACCGATCCGGAGGACGGTCCACCGAGTATCATGAGCGGTACTGGAGCGGTATCGACGATCGGCTTGAAGCTCTCTACATCGCCTGTATAGGGGACTTTGAGAATATCTGCGCCGAGTTCCCACCCGATACGGGCTGCGTTCGCTACGTACTGCGGGTCGGTCTCGAACCGAGAGGGGATCTCGTTACCCCACATGACCGTCTCGACGATATGGGGAATGTCAGTCCCACGCAGCTCCTCTGCGAGATCGGTAATATACTCGACGTTGCGCTCGAAGGCGCGGCGGTTCTGTCGTCCGAAGGCGAGGACTGATTTCACGCCGACCGGATCGATCTCACAAAGATGATCGGTGGAAAACGCACGCTGCTGGACCCAGGTTCCGATATCCTCCCCGGGTTGGCTCGATGGGGAAACGAAGTCCGCAGTGAGGAGGACGTCCGTTTTGCTACGGGCAAGGATATCACCATAATGTTCGGCGAAATGCGGGCCTACGAGGACGCCATCGGGCCGGCCCGCCAGGACCGATTCGAGCGTCGACTTGGGGTCCTCGAACTGCTCAACGGCACCCATGTTGATGCCGTGATCAAGCGCGACAACGACGCTCCTCTTGGACGGCGTATCAAGGAGATCCCACGTCGTATTCATACGTCTTTCCCCGGGCGAACGATCTTCTTCAATCCTTTAGCGTTGGCCATCCGATCGAACGCCGTTGGCAGATCACCGAGGCTAATCTCCTCAGTAATGAGCGTATCTGAATCGATACGCCCCTGCTTAAGCAATGAGACGGCTCGCTCGAAATCCTCCGTGGTGAGCGCGTAGGTCCCGCGTAGATCGATCTCGTTGAAGTAGATGTCAAAGGGATTGAGCTCCATCGTTGCGTCCTGATCTGGGACGCCGAAGATCAGCGTATTGCCTCCTTTCGCAGTCATGTCATAGGCCTGTTCGATAGTGGGAACCTTGCCGACAACCTCGACGCCGATATCAGCGGGTCCGATTGTCTCCTTGACGAACTCCACGGGATCTTCGTCAGTCGGATCAACAACGTGATCCGCTCCGAGTTCGCTTGCCAGTTCGCGTCGATCGTCGTCGATCTCGGAGACGACGATTGGACTAGCGCCGCGATTACGGAACGTCTGTAAGAGTAGGAGTCCGATGGGGCCGGCCCCAATCATTGCGACGCTATCGCCTTGTTCGATGTCGGTCTGTCTCACCCCATGTACGCAACAGGCCAGCGGCTCGGCCAGCGCTCCCCGTTTAAAGGGCATGTCTCCGATGTCCTCGACGTTTGTCTTCGGAACGCGGACGTATTCAGCGAACGCCCCGTCGAGAATGGTTTCGCCTGCACCACCGATGACGGTATTGTTCTCACAGAGATGTGTCTCGCCGCGTTTACAATACGAACATGCATTACAGGGGATTGTCGGGTTAATCGCAACGCGGTCGCCCGATTCGAACCCCTCTGCGCGGGAGTCGACAATCGTGCCGGCGCTCTCGTGGCCCAGTACCAGCGGGGTATCGACAGCGAACGATCCGTGGTACATATGGAAGTCTGTCATACAGACCCCACAGGCGCTGACCTGGACGAGTACCTCCCCGTCCTCGGGAGTTGGTTGTTCGCGTTCCTGTACTTCCATTTCTCCGACATCAGTAAGTGCTGCGGTTTTCATTGTGCTGTCACCGGTTGTTTGTGGATAGCTGCGTCCGTTTCGCCCTGTGATTTGATCGTCTGTCCTTCGTGATCAAAGAGGTGGAATGCACTCGAATCAAACGTGTACCGGAAGTCCTCACCGGGTGCCGGTTCATAACTTGAGTCAACGCGAGCCGTCCATTCCTCTTCGGCGACCGTGAGATAGAGGTAATTGTCACTTCCCATTGGCTCAACGACCTCAACCGGAGCTGACTGAACGCGGTCACCTTCGGTCTCATCGGTCACATGTCGGATATCCTCAGGTCGTACGCCTAAGATCAGCCGCTGACTGGTTTCGAGCCCGAGACGTTTCTCGAAGTTTCCGAGCGGATACGACAGAATCTTCTCGTCGGCGTCCGCGACGAGATATTGGCTGCCGTCTCGCTGCTTGACGGTTACGTCGAGGAAATTCATCGATGGCGAGCCGATAAAGCCCGCAACGAATCGGTTCGCCGGATGATCGTACACTTCGTTTGGCGACCCGACCTGTTGGAGTTGTCCATCGTTGAGAACAGCGATGCGATCACCCATCGTCATAGCCTCCGCTTGGTCGTGGGTAACGTAGATGGACGTCACGTCGAGCTCCTGTTGGATACGGGTGATCTCCGTCCGCATGTGGGTCCGAAGCTTCGCATCGAGGTTCGAAAGCGGCTCGTCGAACAAGAACGCCTGGGGTTCGCGGACGATCGCTCGTCCAAGTGCGACGCGTTGTTGCTGCCCACCGGAGAGTTCTTTTGGCTTGTCGTTTAGAAGCTCCGTGATCCCCATCATTTCGGCGGTCGACTCGACGCGCTCGTTGATCTCCTCGTCTGGCAGGTCGGTCGACAGTTGCAGGCCGAACCCCATGTTCCGTCTGACGGTCATATGGGGATACAGCGCGTAGTTCTGGAACACCATCGCGATGTCCCGATCACGCGGATCGAGGTTGTTCACTCGCCTGTCGCCGATCGTCACGTCTCCGCTCGTGACCGTTTCGAGCCCGGCGATCATCCGTAGGGTCGTGGATTTCCCACAGCCGGATGGCCCGACGAGCACGAGGAACTCCCCGTCCTCGATCTCGAGGTCGAGGTGATCGACGGCGACGAGATCGCCGTCGTTGAACGTTTTCAGTACGTCGTTGAGTGTGATTCGTCCCATGGTTCTAGTTGAATTTGATGTCGTACGTATCGACGAACGTCCGCAGTTGATCGTACGTCGGTGGGTCGCCGTTTCGAACGAACCAGCCGGCGAGTGCGTTGCCCAGGATGAGCTGCTCGCCGCCGGCGAGGCCGTTGAGCTGTGCGAGGATCAGCCCGGCGTTGAAGTGATCGCCGGCGCTAGTCGTCATGATCGGATCCGTCGTTCGGGGGATGTCCGTTCGGAAGGTCTCGTCGCCGTCGACGAGGACCGACTCGACGGGGGAGTGGCCGACAAAACGGCTCACGCCGAGTTGCTCGCGAGCGACCGTCGCCGCGCTTCGAAGCGACCGTTCCTGATCCTCCGACGCCGAGAGGTTCGCTAGCGCCATCGTCTCGCCGCGGTTCGCGCTAAACGTAACCGGGACCGTCTCGTCGAGGCGCCGAAGCGAGGTTAAGCCATCACGGAGATGCTCCCTCGACAACTGGCGGATGTCGGCCGGATCGATGAATACCGAGTTCGGTGGGTCCGACAGAAGCGGCCAGAGATCCGTTCGGAGGCCGTCCCAGATAGTCGGCATCATCGGAAGAAACGCCCAGTAGCCGAGGCCGAGCAGGTCGGTACCGTCGACCGTCTCGGCCACGGTCTCTACTCCGACCTCGGAGCAGATATGGTCCCAGTCGACCGTCGAAAGCGAGCCGGTCTCCTGAAGCATTAGTTTCCCGTCGTTGAACTCGACGGCATCCGTAATCGTCGGCTCGCCGAACGAGTGTAACTCGTATTCGCCGAACTCCTCACGGAATTTCTCGTGTATCGGCTGGCCGAACGCGCCGATCAGCGTCGGCGTGTGTCCGAGCGTCCCGAACGCCCGCGAGAGATGGGCGGCGTGGCCACCACACCGGGTGCCGACCTGCAACCACTCGTTGGTAAACGACGTATCCGAGGCGGCCGACGTCCGGATCCGGTCGCCCAGCTCTTCGAGGTGATCGAGCCGGTCGTACTCGTCCGGGCCGTGTCGTTCGTCGACCATCTGACGGACGTTGTCGACCATCCCATCGAAGCCGAACGTCACCTCGCTATCGGCGAGTTCGTCGGGCAGCGACGCCAGACAGGTGGCGAGGTACTCCGCAGTCTCCTCGTCCATCGACTGTGACGGCTGGCGTGTCTCTCGCTCGTAGACCGTCAGCCGCCTGCTTCCGTAATCCTCGAGCGTTGCCTTCCAGCCACCGACCGTTTTCGTTCCCGGTTCGTCGTCGATATCGAGTTCGAGATACGCGCGCACGTCGAACGGCGAATAGTAGTAGCCGGTGACGA is part of the Halalkalicoccus sp. NIPERK01 genome and harbors:
- a CDS encoding SGNH/GDSL hydrolase family protein is translated as MTNERNARAADSSKLWARIQAIPQSRFPRNADYDRTAHAYKKSYVRPTAYPIAVSACTGLIPTPPIDRPRDPGRGDDPPDGPVQPLGLGHQTQGELKVPREIVAWRWSLEQVGGGTIDSTETFATAGPNACRARLIAPGPGRYRVHLTLELTTGKERAMRSVQIRQDRLVVSVGDSYASGEGNPDRPRSTILGSSQIPDGSTIPGNTKPEWVEPKAHRSYRSGPAFAARDWEDRAEGDLVSFLSFATTGAEIEKGLLRPQKNWQTVGQLEEARRTVGKRPIDALLISIGGNDVGFSTGLKELAFNIAKSRSKTVAETEKKIEALGERFDRLVTRVDALNPKHVFITEYPVAHFDRRADGTVGSGCGILGGISTSDAKEIKRLGTLLNRAVETAAKRHGWTFVDGIAEDFTGHGYCRGDEKYFVTYSESTENQGNIKGTLHPNENGHRVYADQITAALRREVRTRSEDDSERERTPIVRDHRKDTGDRSKRESDPIVRDHRTNRSDRRDRGSDPRVRDHRTNRSERRDDQQARNRKRSGDRNRRETGDRHGNVRRR
- a CDS encoding universal stress protein, coding for MGLDTLLVALGERDEHRIDAFAKAVIDVAAPAEATVVIAHVLTEETYRAALEEAGEETRSLLETRFKEGVPAHPGIEGDVPDWVQRRFRTTADRPEVIERVLDRKELIQTFATALGEADIAYEIRGAVGDPAERVAAMAADRDADFVVVGGRKQSSARRALFGSVSQEIIESVRCPVISVREGVYE
- a CDS encoding 3-hydroxyacyl-CoA dehydrogenase family protein, translating into MGTFDEVTIVGAGAMGHGFAVQFVRSGIDVTVVDHREVNLNRARERIRNAARFLVERELADLDLEADVATVDYTLDREEAVAESDLVLETIAEDLGVKRELFAGLATEADEDAILASNTSGLPITDVAAEASDVADRIIGCHWWYPPYLLRPVEVIPGKRTSDRTVDRTRSFLQQVDRDPVLVKRDVPGFVWNRIQHAVVRECLHIVEEGIASLEDVNRAIRDGYAMRTTAIGPLETVDIAGLELFRTSAVDIYPDLCDRETPNPSYEHRLAEGKTGIEVGAGFFEYDRDPDEITADRDERVSTIRRAPRERDD
- a CDS encoding glycoside hydrolase family 3 C-terminal domain-containing protein; its protein translation is MTLLQNDGTLPFDPDVDTVLVTGPSGDSVANMMGGWTLGWQGVGETLPPAITPLEGIREAVSDSTTVVHEPTGIDEFENEDAVHEAASDADAVVVVLGERPYAEEHGDTDTLALPAAQQRLVRTLEDAGTPYAGVFFAGRPRGSDVFDRLPAAIMGYLPGTEGGSAVADVVFGEVNPGGRLPFTWPTGTGQLLNVHNAYPTAIFGSGEDPPSSSQEPLFPFGHGLSYTEFE
- a CDS encoding glycoside hydrolase family 3 protein; translated protein: MREKETSEQVEKLVEDMSLAEKIGQMTQVSAVEVGDDAASFLETYQPGSLMYATTDDPSQLAEDVNELLDTAIETQAHDVPPVFGIDAVHGNNNLDGATIFPHNNGLGTTWSEEYARRTAEHTASTLRATGYPWTFSPVADIQRDPRWGRFWEGFSEDPYLCAQMVAEKVRGYETSENGHKCAGATLKHFAGYSEPRNGNDRTPALLPYRTFRNIHLPPFHAGISAGAETVMVNSGSVNGVPAHASEELLEDILRDTLGFEGMVVSDWHDFYRMVEVHEFVADVKDAVRLGINAGIDMYMVPAAGLETDSVETFQQHLRDLVEAGAVPTERIDDAVSNILAFKETLGLFDDPYADPETAAEVVCGAVTSPTIAQRIR
- a CDS encoding class I fructose-bisphosphate aldolase, producing the protein MNTTWDLLDTPSKRSVVVALDHGINMGAVEQFEDPKSTLESVLAGRPDGVLVGPHFAEHYGDILARSKTDVLLTADFVSPSSQPGEDIGTWVQQRAFSTDHLCEIDPVGVKSVLAFGRQNRRAFERNVEYITDLAEELRGTDIPHIVETVMWGNEIPSRFETDPQYVANAARIGWELGADILKVPYTGDVESFKPIVDTAPVPLMILGGPSSGSVRALLGDVSDAMDAGARGLIVGRSIWQTEDPAAVVSALREIVHEEATVDAVWRA
- a CDS encoding zinc-dependent alcohol dehydrogenase family protein yields the protein MKTAALTDVGEMEVQEREQPTPEDGEVLVQVSACGVCMTDFHMYHGSFAVDTPLVLGHESAGTIVDSRAEGFESGDRVAINPTIPCNACSYCKRGETHLCENNTVIGGAGETILDGAFAEYVRVPKTNVEDIGDMPFKRGALAEPLACCVHGVRQTDIEQGDSVAMIGAGPIGLLLLQTFRNRGASPIVVSEIDDDRRELASELGADHVVDPTDEDPVEFVKETIGPADIGVEVVGKVPTIEQAYDMTAKGGNTLIFGVPDQDATMELNPFDIYFNEIDLRGTYALTTEDFERAVSLLKQGRIDSDTLITEEISLGDLPTAFDRMANAKGLKKIVRPGKDV